In Chitinophaga sp. HK235, a single window of DNA contains:
- the nadD gene encoding nicotinate (nicotinamide) nucleotide adenylyltransferase: MRIGLYFGSFNPIHTGHLIIANYVAYNTDLDKVWFVVSPQNPLKSSSALLNEHDRFHLVELAIKDEPRLRASNIEFSLPRPSFTVDTLAYMGEKFPTQEFAIIMGSDSFQNLPRWKNYTHIVNHYPIYVYRRPGHEITDTYGAKVEILDAPMLDISATDIRKWIKEGKSVRYMVPDNVINYIQDNNYFR, encoded by the coding sequence ATGAGAATAGGTTTGTATTTCGGGTCTTTTAATCCTATACACACAGGGCATTTGATCATTGCCAATTATGTAGCATACAATACTGACCTGGATAAAGTTTGGTTTGTGGTTTCCCCGCAGAACCCACTGAAATCTTCCTCTGCTTTGCTGAATGAGCATGACCGTTTCCATCTGGTGGAACTCGCCATCAAAGATGAGCCACGGCTGCGCGCCAGCAATATTGAGTTCTCCTTGCCCCGGCCATCCTTTACGGTGGATACACTGGCGTATATGGGAGAAAAATTTCCGACGCAGGAATTTGCGATTATTATGGGCAGCGACAGTTTTCAGAACCTGCCGCGGTGGAAGAACTATACACATATCGTCAACCATTACCCGATCTATGTATACCGTCGTCCGGGGCATGAGATCACAGATACTTATGGTGCGAAGGTGGAGATACTGGATGCGCCCATGCTTGACATCTCCGCTACTGATATCCGCAAATGGATCAAGGAAGGGAAATCTGTCCGGTACATGGTGCCAGACAATGTGATCAACTATATCCAGGACAATAACTACTTCCGCTGA
- the paaA gene encoding 1,2-phenylacetyl-CoA epoxidase subunit PaaA, translating to MYGGGYIFDEPNGKQLREEQQHDDPGKLEAFEERISRGEKIEPGDWMPAEYRRQLIRLIEQHAHSEVIGALPEGTWITRAPGFKRKLALIAKVQDEIGHGQLLYNAAETLGKSREAMINDLLSGKSKYSNVFNYPAKTWADVTVIGFLIDAAAIVNQVANAKGSYGPYCRALERICYEESFHLKQGHDAFIELATGTPAQKTMLQDALNRWWQPIMHFFGPPDKTSQHSEKLMMWKVKMASNDEMRNQFLDTYVPKIWELGLTLPDPLLRKNPDTGRWEYTDPDWDEFFRVINGGGPCNEERLQVRKWAEEHGRWVRKALMNPSERHALPVA from the coding sequence ATGTACGGCGGCGGATATATTTTCGATGAACCAAACGGAAAACAGCTGCGGGAAGAACAACAGCACGATGACCCGGGAAAGCTGGAAGCTTTTGAAGAAAGAATCAGCAGAGGGGAGAAGATAGAGCCCGGAGACTGGATGCCGGCTGAATATCGCAGACAGCTCATCCGTTTGATTGAACAACATGCTCATTCTGAAGTGATTGGCGCTCTGCCGGAAGGCACCTGGATTACCCGTGCACCCGGATTTAAGCGCAAACTGGCGCTTATTGCCAAGGTACAGGATGAGATCGGCCACGGGCAGCTGCTCTACAATGCAGCAGAAACCCTCGGCAAATCCAGGGAAGCCATGATCAATGACCTGCTCAGCGGCAAATCCAAATATTCCAATGTATTTAACTATCCCGCCAAAACATGGGCGGATGTTACGGTAATCGGTTTTCTTATCGATGCTGCAGCGATCGTTAACCAGGTGGCCAATGCCAAAGGTTCCTACGGGCCCTATTGCCGGGCACTGGAACGCATCTGCTATGAAGAGAGTTTTCACCTCAAACAAGGGCACGACGCCTTTATAGAACTGGCCACAGGCACTCCGGCACAGAAAACAATGCTGCAGGACGCACTCAACCGCTGGTGGCAGCCCATCATGCATTTCTTCGGCCCTCCCGACAAAACCTCCCAGCACAGCGAAAAGCTGATGATGTGGAAAGTGAAAATGGCGAGCAATGATGAAATGCGCAACCAGTTCCTCGATACTTATGTTCCTAAGATATGGGAACTGGGACTTACCCTGCCGGACCCGCTGTTGCGCAAAAATCCGGACACCGGCCGCTGGGAGTATACCGATCCTGATTGGGATGAGTTCTTCCGGGTGATCAACGGTGGTGGACCCTGCAATGAAGAACGCCTGCAGGTAAGGAAATGGGCGGAAGAACACGGCCGCTGGGTACGCAAGGCATTAATGAACCCGTCAGAACGGCACGCACTGCCGGTCGCTTAA
- a CDS encoding SPASM domain-containing protein encodes MPDFNLNDTLNLASKFTFRRAWNAGKVLGSYFISKWTNKPVQWGYPISISFEPTTSCNLRCPECPSGLRAFTRPTGMLEQDFFRKTIDEISKELLYLIFYFQGEPYLNTSFLDMVKYASSKGLYTATSTNAHYLTDANAKKTVESGLDRLIISIDGTTQDVYTQYRVGGQLDKVIQGAKNIVKWKKELKSTKPFVFFQFLVVKPNEHQIEEIKKLAKEIGVDQVRFKTAQVYDYEEGNRLIPTIDKYSRYHRNEDGTYAIKNKLGNHCWRLWHSPVVTWDGLVVPCCFDKDAQHRLGNLKQESFKALWHNKEYIHFRSQILQTRKNIDICANCSEGTKVWG; translated from the coding sequence ATGCCCGATTTTAACCTGAATGACACCCTGAATCTCGCTTCCAAATTCACTTTCCGCCGGGCCTGGAACGCCGGGAAAGTGCTGGGTAGCTACTTTATAAGCAAGTGGACCAATAAACCGGTACAATGGGGATATCCTATATCCATTTCCTTTGAGCCCACTACTTCCTGCAACCTGAGGTGCCCTGAATGCCCCAGTGGTCTCCGGGCTTTTACCCGTCCCACCGGTATGCTGGAACAGGACTTCTTCCGGAAAACCATCGATGAGATATCCAAAGAGTTATTATACCTCATTTTTTATTTTCAGGGAGAGCCCTACCTCAACACCAGCTTCCTGGATATGGTGAAGTATGCCTCGTCCAAAGGTCTCTATACCGCCACTTCCACCAACGCCCACTACCTGACAGATGCCAACGCTAAAAAAACTGTTGAAAGTGGCCTCGACAGGCTGATCATCTCCATCGACGGCACTACCCAGGACGTATACACGCAGTACCGGGTAGGCGGACAGCTCGACAAGGTAATACAGGGCGCTAAAAATATCGTGAAATGGAAAAAGGAGCTTAAATCCACCAAACCCTTTGTGTTCTTCCAGTTCCTCGTGGTAAAACCCAACGAGCATCAGATAGAAGAAATCAAAAAACTGGCGAAGGAAATTGGTGTGGACCAGGTACGGTTTAAGACGGCCCAGGTATATGACTATGAAGAAGGCAACCGCCTTATTCCTACCATCGACAAATATTCACGATACCATCGCAACGAAGACGGTACCTATGCCATCAAAAATAAGCTGGGCAACCATTGCTGGCGCCTATGGCATTCTCCTGTTGTCACCTGGGATGGACTGGTAGTACCCTGTTGTTTCGATAAGGACGCCCAGCACCGCCTCGGCAACCTTAAACAAGAATCTTTTAAGGCCTTGTGGCATAACAAAGAGTATATCCATTTCCGTAGTCAGATCCTGCAAACAAGAAAAAACATCGATATCTGCGCCAATTGCAGCGAAGGCACTAAAGTCTGGGGCTAG
- a CDS encoding 1,2-phenylacetyl-CoA epoxidase subunit B produces the protein MSNESLDPRVNRLKLDDAGTVIRVEEGENWNVYEVFHQEKRGARHEHVGCVHAPDPQLALVFAKEQFARRKKCVNLWVVRSADILAFDVEDEDMFANNLDKNYRDASGFKVMEKINKFKQSK, from the coding sequence ATGTCTAACGAGTCTTTAGATCCGCGCGTAAACAGGCTGAAACTGGATGACGCCGGAACAGTGATCAGGGTGGAAGAAGGAGAGAACTGGAACGTATATGAAGTATTTCATCAGGAAAAAAGAGGTGCCCGTCACGAACATGTAGGATGTGTACACGCACCCGATCCGCAGCTGGCGCTGGTATTTGCCAAGGAACAGTTTGCCCGCCGTAAAAAATGTGTCAACCTCTGGGTAGTTAGAAGTGCCGATATTCTTGCTTTTGATGTGGAAGATGAAGATATGTTTGCCAACAATCTGGATAAAAATTATCGTGATGCCAGTGGTTTTAAAGTGATGGAAAAGATCAACAAATTCAAACAGTCCAAATGA
- a CDS encoding glycoside hydrolase family 25 protein, which produces MKSTRTRLLWTLLLIVLALTGYLWLHSRRERISFVRYEEFGIDMPVNYKIHGIDVSKFQKDINWHAVKQMQVEKIRISFAFIKATEGITRQDASFKQNWDRAGKAGLIRGAYHFFYSTRDPLKQAINFQNVVDLQSGDLPPVLDIETSNNQPAAVIRSTAKIWLEEMEKAYKVKPIIYTNIHFYETYLGSEFDEYPLWIAHYYQKERPASQRSWLFWQHSDIGRVNGIRTTVDFNVFRGDSTDLAKLCIP; this is translated from the coding sequence GTGAAAAGTACCAGGACCCGCTTATTATGGACATTATTGCTAATTGTGCTGGCCCTGACGGGCTACTTATGGTTGCACAGCCGTAGAGAAAGGATATCGTTTGTAAGATACGAGGAATTTGGCATTGACATGCCAGTCAACTATAAGATCCATGGTATCGATGTGTCGAAGTTTCAGAAAGACATCAACTGGCATGCGGTGAAGCAGATGCAGGTGGAGAAAATTCGTATATCCTTTGCCTTTATTAAGGCTACAGAAGGTATCACCCGACAGGATGCCTCATTCAAACAAAACTGGGACCGTGCAGGCAAAGCCGGATTGATCAGAGGGGCGTACCACTTTTTTTACAGTACCCGGGACCCGCTCAAACAGGCGATCAATTTTCAGAATGTGGTAGACCTGCAGTCAGGAGACCTGCCGCCAGTGCTGGATATAGAAACGAGCAACAATCAGCCTGCTGCTGTTATCCGCAGTACTGCTAAAATATGGCTGGAAGAGATGGAAAAAGCCTATAAGGTAAAGCCCATCATCTACACCAATATTCACTTCTATGAAACGTATCTTGGCAGTGAGTTTGATGAATATCCCCTATGGATAGCGCATTATTATCAGAAGGAGCGGCCGGCGTCTCAAAGATCCTGGCTCTTCTGGCAGCACAGCGATATCGGCAGGGTGAACGGTATCAGAACGACCGTTGATTTTAACGTATTTAGAGGAGATAGCACTGATCTGGCAAAACTGTGCATACCTTAG
- a CDS encoding DUF922 domain-containing protein: MFFLPFGQMKVRTLPAPPTKITAIQLTIEDREETDKKAADTLFYSPARKLRWDDFLGKPSPAGPSAAVSYTSFSYEGSSNLVHDTLKIRLIMQVFFIKSASWVRDDARENYALMHEQLHFDITRLVVERFKQKLRQTALNRDDYDSVIQYQYLQSFQEMNRMQYAFDRETHHGTDMAAQVHWRDKIILGLKNKGVMPEELGFDLFGKFGPQ, from the coding sequence ATGTTTTTTCTGCCCTTCGGGCAGATGAAAGTGCGCACCCTCCCCGCTCCTCCCACCAAAATAACAGCGATCCAGCTGACGATTGAAGACCGGGAAGAAACCGACAAAAAGGCGGCAGATACCCTTTTTTATTCGCCCGCACGTAAGCTCCGCTGGGATGACTTCCTGGGCAAACCGTCCCCTGCCGGCCCCAGCGCCGCTGTATCCTACACCAGCTTTTCCTATGAAGGCAGCAGCAACCTCGTCCACGATACCCTGAAGATCAGGCTCATCATGCAGGTATTCTTTATAAAAAGTGCTTCCTGGGTAAGGGATGATGCCAGGGAAAACTATGCGCTGATGCATGAACAGCTGCATTTTGACATCACCCGCCTGGTGGTGGAAAGATTCAAACAAAAACTCCGGCAAACAGCATTGAACCGGGACGACTATGATAGTGTTATACAATATCAGTATCTCCAATCTTTCCAGGAAATGAACCGCATGCAGTACGCCTTTGACCGCGAAACTCACCATGGTACTGATATGGCTGCGCAAGTCCACTGGCGAGACAAAATTATCCTGGGCCTCAAAAACAAGGGTGTAATGCCGGAAGAACTCGGGTTTGACCTCTTTGGCAAATTTGGTCCGCAATAG
- a CDS encoding S41 family peptidase, producing MQPNQPFRWLITCFLFAAILSSCKKNDRTDAQRVWPNINDSIFAAFKDIYLWSDVIPDSATFKPESYTRPVDMFSALIKIKKNNTSGKALDKYSFLDDGTTSRALQEGMVGNVGFEVGYQTDSTLFVIYVYPGSPADKAGIKRGWQLTSVNGISRFQVGQVTDNLLNNAFSTNSAYTFLKPGNNSQSLTLAPANYSLNPILYANTFNFNGTKVGYIVFNNFVALNDVKPQFDSLFNAFSQAGVTRMIMDLRYNGGGLLETAEYLANNLAPANANNTVMYTQSFNNNVNTNQYSYIFRNMRALPYYPTRYWYDIFRQESTTYKTTSFKKQGSLGLTNLSFLVTYSTVSASELLYNVLKPTMQPHLIGTTTYGKPVGFINIPFGQYDMYAVCFQTFNANGEGNYFDGIAPNITVTDDYTNNWGSFNDPMLRTALTDMGIPVSQLGRAASLTTNRKAVIHQSTDRFQGMIQTNRN from the coding sequence ATGCAACCAAATCAACCCTTCAGGTGGCTGATCACCTGCTTTTTATTTGCCGCGATCTTATCCTCCTGCAAAAAAAATGACCGCACTGATGCTCAGCGGGTCTGGCCCAATATCAATGACAGTATTTTCGCTGCCTTTAAAGATATCTACCTGTGGTCGGATGTAATCCCCGATTCCGCTACTTTCAAACCGGAAAGTTATACGAGACCCGTGGATATGTTCAGCGCCCTCATCAAAATAAAGAAAAACAACACCTCCGGAAAAGCACTGGACAAATACAGCTTCCTGGATGATGGCACCACCTCCCGGGCCCTTCAGGAAGGCATGGTTGGTAATGTAGGCTTTGAAGTAGGCTATCAGACTGATTCCACGCTGTTTGTTATTTATGTGTATCCTGGTTCACCGGCAGACAAAGCCGGAATCAAGCGCGGGTGGCAGCTTACCAGCGTAAATGGCATCTCCCGTTTTCAGGTAGGACAGGTCACCGATAACCTGCTCAATAATGCCTTCTCTACCAATTCCGCTTATACTTTTCTCAAGCCCGGCAACAACAGTCAAAGCCTTACGCTCGCTCCTGCCAACTATTCGCTGAATCCCATCCTGTACGCCAACACTTTCAATTTCAATGGGACCAAAGTTGGCTATATCGTTTTTAACAACTTCGTTGCGCTCAATGATGTAAAACCACAGTTCGACTCCCTGTTCAACGCCTTTTCACAGGCCGGTGTAACCCGCATGATCATGGACCTTCGCTACAATGGCGGCGGACTGCTGGAAACAGCTGAATACCTCGCCAACAATCTGGCACCAGCCAACGCCAATAACACGGTGATGTATACCCAGTCTTTCAACAATAACGTCAACACCAATCAATACAGCTATATCTTCCGGAACATGAGGGCGCTTCCCTACTACCCTACACGGTACTGGTACGACATTTTCCGGCAGGAATCCACCACCTATAAAACAACTTCATTTAAGAAACAAGGTTCCCTTGGACTCACTAATCTGAGCTTTCTTGTCACCTATAGCACCGTTTCTGCCAGCGAGCTGCTGTACAATGTGCTGAAGCCGACGATGCAGCCGCACCTGATTGGTACCACCACTTACGGCAAACCAGTAGGTTTTATCAACATCCCCTTCGGGCAATATGATATGTATGCCGTTTGTTTCCAGACATTTAATGCTAACGGTGAAGGCAATTATTTCGACGGTATCGCTCCCAACATCACCGTAACAGATGATTATACCAACAACTGGGGCAGCTTTAATGATCCGATGCTTCGTACAGCCCTCACCGATATGGGTATCCCGGTTAGCCAGCTGGGAAGGGCCGCCAGCCTTACCACCAACCGGAAGGCTGTTATACATCAGAGCACAGACCGCTTCCAGGGCATGATACAGACAAACAGAAACTAA
- a CDS encoding M28 family peptidase, producing the protein MKLFCYSLCLLFAGPLLAQSTVDSSLLMNDVRTLSADKYEGRKTGTPGSRMAQFYIIDRFKQIGITPYNSTYEYPFYFQLGPKRIMGTNLFGYIQGQTDDVIVISAHYDHLGIGRPNAAKDSIYNGADDNASGVGTILALAAYFKKNPPKHTLLFVAFDAEEQGLQGAKAFVQQPPVPLNKIILDINMDMVAHNDKNELYVCGTAPYPQLKKYIDTVAAHSTVKLLAGHDTPGSGGDDWTNQSDQGPFNARKIPFLYFGVEDHPDYHQLTDEYTRINHHFYYQAVKTILQVTKDIDTGMN; encoded by the coding sequence ATGAAATTGTTTTGTTACAGCTTATGTCTGCTTTTCGCCGGGCCATTGCTGGCGCAGTCTACCGTCGATTCGTCCCTGTTAATGAACGACGTACGCACCCTATCTGCCGATAAATATGAGGGCCGCAAAACCGGTACTCCCGGCAGCCGCATGGCACAGTTTTATATCATTGACAGGTTCAAACAGATAGGGATCACTCCCTATAATAGTACCTATGAGTATCCCTTCTATTTTCAATTAGGTCCCAAGAGGATAATGGGTACTAACCTCTTCGGTTATATCCAGGGACAAACCGACGATGTTATCGTTATCTCCGCCCACTACGATCATCTCGGTATCGGAAGGCCCAATGCAGCAAAGGACAGCATCTATAACGGCGCAGATGACAACGCTTCCGGTGTAGGTACCATCCTGGCACTGGCTGCCTATTTTAAAAAGAATCCGCCCAAACACACACTGCTGTTTGTTGCATTCGACGCAGAAGAACAAGGACTCCAGGGCGCCAAAGCCTTTGTGCAGCAGCCTCCGGTGCCGTTGAATAAAATCATCCTCGACATCAACATGGACATGGTGGCGCACAACGATAAAAACGAATTGTACGTCTGTGGCACCGCGCCTTATCCTCAGCTGAAAAAATACATCGATACCGTGGCGGCGCATAGCACTGTCAAACTGCTGGCAGGCCATGATACACCCGGCTCCGGCGGGGATGACTGGACCAACCAGAGTGACCAGGGCCCTTTTAATGCCCGGAAGATACCATTCCTCTACTTCGGGGTGGAAGATCATCCGGATTATCACCAGCTAACGGATGAGTATACACGTATTAATCATCATTTCTATTATCAGGCGGTGAAAACCATCCTCCAGGTAACAAAAGACATAGATACCGGAATGAATTAA
- a CDS encoding YtxH domain-containing protein: MSKSSKAVVSFIVGAAVGVAVGYFLNSDKKDELVEKLKGQTDRLKAKWRSRKDQLQDELENELA; this comes from the coding sequence ATGAGTAAGAGTTCCAAAGCTGTTGTTTCCTTTATCGTAGGTGCGGCCGTAGGTGTTGCCGTAGGGTATTTCCTCAATTCTGATAAAAAAGATGAGCTGGTGGAAAAGCTGAAAGGCCAGACCGACAGACTAAAAGCAAAATGGAGAAGTAGGAAAGACCAATTACAGGACGAGTTGGAAAACGAGTTGGCGTAA
- the paaD gene encoding 1,2-phenylacetyl-CoA epoxidase subunit PaaD translates to MSPVISQEDIYRALEQVMDPEIPVLSVIDLGMITDVEVTGPGSAHIKMVPTFAACPAISYIKDNIRTVVENTLGIAVTVEIDKQVHWESNRMTAAAKEKLKNFGIAPPQAVEGEMQPEIMLNTPCPHCGSEHTYLRSPFGSTLCRAIHYCKSCGQVFEQFKPLE, encoded by the coding sequence ATGTCACCAGTAATTTCTCAGGAAGATATATACCGCGCACTGGAACAGGTGATGGACCCTGAAATACCCGTGCTGAGCGTGATAGACCTCGGTATGATCACAGACGTGGAAGTAACAGGCCCCGGCAGTGCGCATATCAAAATGGTCCCTACGTTTGCAGCCTGTCCTGCGATCAGCTATATCAAAGACAATATACGGACGGTAGTGGAAAACACTCTTGGTATAGCCGTTACCGTAGAAATAGACAAACAGGTGCACTGGGAAAGCAATCGCATGACCGCTGCTGCCAAAGAAAAGCTGAAGAACTTTGGCATAGCCCCACCGCAGGCTGTAGAAGGGGAGATGCAGCCGGAAATTATGCTTAACACACCCTGCCCGCATTGCGGCAGTGAGCATACTTATCTTCGTTCACCTTTCGGATCTACGCTCTGTCGCGCTATCCATTATTGTAAGTCATGTGGCCAGGTGTTTGAACAATTCAAGCCACTGGAGTAA
- the paaC gene encoding 1,2-phenylacetyl-CoA epoxidase subunit PaaC: protein MINNAALTDLIVKMADDELIQGHRNSEWTGLGPVMEEDIAFSSMAQDKIGHAWALYRILHENLEGEDPDRFAFVRPESAFKCSHLVELPNGAYDFSLIRHFLFDHAETVRYESLRDSSFEPFQQLSKKLKGELKYHTLHANAFIMQLSRANEESYARMQTALNETIALAAGIFEPAAIYEDILIDEKIYPGEKELYHRWLDRIYPILVKASLNLPDMDSITPEFGGRKGFHTTHLGPLLKEMGEVFNLDTEASW from the coding sequence ATGATCAACAACGCAGCATTAACAGACCTCATAGTAAAGATGGCAGACGATGAACTGATACAGGGTCATCGCAATTCCGAATGGACCGGCCTGGGCCCCGTTATGGAAGAAGACATCGCCTTCTCCTCCATGGCACAGGATAAGATTGGCCATGCATGGGCATTATACCGTATCCTCCACGAAAACCTGGAAGGTGAAGACCCCGACCGCTTCGCTTTTGTACGCCCCGAAAGTGCATTTAAATGTTCTCATCTGGTAGAGCTGCCCAACGGCGCATACGACTTCAGCCTGATAAGACATTTTTTATTCGATCATGCCGAAACAGTACGCTATGAAAGCCTGCGTGACAGCAGCTTTGAACCGTTTCAGCAACTCAGCAAAAAATTGAAGGGCGAACTGAAATATCATACCCTGCACGCCAATGCTTTTATCATGCAGCTGAGCAGGGCCAATGAAGAAAGTTATGCACGGATGCAGACCGCACTCAACGAAACGATTGCACTGGCCGCCGGTATATTCGAACCAGCTGCTATTTATGAAGACATACTCATAGATGAAAAAATATATCCCGGTGAAAAAGAGCTGTACCATCGCTGGCTGGACCGTATTTACCCGATCCTGGTAAAAGCGTCCCTTAATCTGCCGGACATGGACAGTATTACACCGGAGTTCGGCGGCAGGAAAGGTTTTCATACCACCCACCTGGGCCCGCTGCTGAAAGAAATGGGAGAGGTGTTTAATCTGGACACGGAGGCCAGTTGGTAA
- a CDS encoding AI-2E family transporter produces the protein MSYLDNDRLKQIGFLLLILFLVILLFMELYVFFPGFLGAITLYVICRKWMFRLVEVRKWKKSLAAALLLTASFLIILLPIGALVNMLSSKVAYAATHSAELISKARDVNEKLHQEIGIDLLSTTQLQKIQNGLTAFLPGFLGATFNTLTAIAIMYFILYFMLVNGRRMEESLYEYIPLKDENVERLGREFNTLVFANALGIPLIAVVQGVVSLIGYLIFGVPQPLFWFVVTCFTAMLPVIGAAAVYVPMGVYLLATGSTWQGIAVLVYGFGVVGTSDNIARFLLAKKIADVHPLITIFGVIIGVNLFGFIGLIFGPLLISMFILLLEIYSNEYLVKRRDRHKRGQPHRETM, from the coding sequence ATGAGCTACCTGGACAACGACCGACTCAAACAAATTGGTTTTCTCTTACTGATTCTTTTCCTGGTGATTCTCCTGTTCATGGAGTTGTATGTGTTCTTCCCCGGATTCCTGGGAGCCATTACCCTTTATGTGATTTGCCGGAAGTGGATGTTCCGGCTGGTGGAAGTGCGTAAATGGAAGAAAAGCCTGGCCGCCGCTCTGCTGTTGACGGCCTCTTTCCTGATCATCCTGCTCCCGATAGGCGCGCTGGTCAATATGTTATCTTCCAAAGTGGCATATGCCGCTACCCACTCTGCAGAGCTGATCAGCAAGGCGCGGGATGTCAACGAAAAGCTGCACCAGGAAATCGGGATAGACCTGCTTTCCACCACACAGCTGCAAAAGATACAGAATGGGCTGACTGCTTTCCTGCCGGGGTTTCTGGGAGCTACTTTCAATACACTCACGGCGATCGCTATTATGTACTTCATCCTGTATTTCATGCTGGTCAACGGACGGCGGATGGAGGAAAGTCTGTATGAATATATTCCACTGAAAGATGAGAATGTGGAAAGACTGGGGAGAGAGTTTAATACGCTGGTATTTGCCAATGCGCTGGGGATACCACTGATAGCGGTTGTTCAGGGAGTGGTATCACTGATCGGGTATCTTATTTTTGGTGTTCCTCAACCACTATTCTGGTTTGTGGTCACCTGCTTTACCGCCATGCTGCCGGTGATTGGGGCTGCTGCCGTATATGTGCCTATGGGCGTGTATCTGCTGGCAACAGGCAGTACCTGGCAGGGAATCGCTGTGCTGGTGTACGGCTTTGGTGTGGTAGGCACCTCTGATAACATAGCCCGTTTTCTGCTGGCCAAAAAGATTGCAGATGTGCATCCGCTGATCACCATTTTCGGCGTCATCATCGGTGTGAACCTCTTCGGCTTCATTGGTCTGATATTCGGTCCCCTACTTATTTCCATGTTTATCCTGCTGCTGGAAATATACTCCAACGAATACCTGGTAAAAAGAAGGGACCGTCACAAAAGAGGACAGCCTCACCGGGAGACTATGTAA